The window TATCAATTTCAGCTTCAGGGGTGGTAGGAACTATTGCTGCGCCAAAAGCCATTACCCCGGCCAGATTGGTCAATAAGCTATCATTCTTTAAAATAGACCTATTAATATGTCCTTTATAGCGAATCAGGAACAACCCAACCGCCCACAAGGTACCTGTAAAGATCTCCCGGAGGTTTGTGAAGTAGTAATGACTAATGGAAGGCTGCAGTTCGGTTTTAAAAAAAGGGATAAAAGAAAAGCCTACCAGCACAATGGGTAAGGATATTCCCAGGAATCCAATCGCTTTTCTTATTCTTCTATAAGTAAATAGATCATTCTCCTCCCTCCACTCTTTGGATGTTTCGGCTTGCATAATTATATGATGTAAAAGCTTCTCTACAGCTGTATAACACTTATCGAATAAACTGGGCTGCTTATTGCCGCTCTTTTAAAAAACGTAGGGGAGTGATCAGGGGTGAAATGGTGAAAAAATGCTGACAGTCCTTGATCTATTTAACCATTTACTTTTCGCCAATGATGAACAGGTAATCTCCCATTCTATTTTCATATGATCTTATAACATCCTCTGTTTTACCATCATCAATATCCTGCTGTAATTTTGATAGTCCTATTGCTACTTCATTTTTATTGGCAAGTGAAGAAAAAGAAGATATTCCATTTCTCACTTCGGGGTTTAAGTATAAGCCAGGATTATGTTTTCCACTATAAAGAAAAAGATCCTCTAAGTCCGGCTTTACAGCATACGCTTCAGTTCCTGTTATTGTAAAGCCAGCTTTGATCATAGCTTCTTCAATCCTTTCGAATGATGGCATTTGTGTGATAGAAGCATTGAGCATTTCTGGAAAGTAGTGGTTTAACCAATACTCCTTCATTTGAACTGGGGTAGAGGTGAAAATGACCATTTTACCCTTGGGTTTCAAAACCCTGTACATTTCAGAAAAACCCTGCATTAAATCTGACCAATGATGAATAGTTAACACGGCAATAATGCCACTTACTATTTTATCTTCCAGATTTGTTTTCTCTGCCTGCCCCTGTCGCCAGTCAATGGACTTATACTTTTGCATTGCCTTCATCAGCATTTCCTTTGAT of the Flammeovirgaceae bacterium 311 genome contains:
- a CDS encoding type 11 methyltransferase (COG0500 SAM-dependent methyltransferases), with amino-acid sequence MKAKYDKIGIGYNLTRKADKYLVERLMHHLNPRSRERYLDIGCGTGNYTIELQRRGFECIGIDPSKEMLMKAMQKYKSIDWRQGQAEKTNLEDKIVSGIIAVLTIHHWSDLMQGFSEMYRVLKPKGKMVIFTSTPVQMKEYWLNHYFPEMLNASITQMPSFERIEEAMIKAGFTITGTEAYAVKPDLEDLFLYSGKHNPGLYLNPEVRNGISSFSSLANKNEVAIGLSKLQQDIDDGKTEDVIRSYENRMGDYLFIIGEK